The following is a genomic window from Drosophila busckii strain San Diego stock center, stock number 13000-0081.31 chromosome 2L, ASM1175060v1, whole genome shotgun sequence.
CGAAGCGTCAACAGCGCGTGCCCACGGCGCAGGCTTATGGCAGCGATCAGAGCAACCAATCGTCGGTGGCATCGTCGGACTATAACTCACCGCTGACAGCGACAAGCGATGTGCATGAGCTGCTCAGCATACGCAGCTCACCCGCCGAGGAGTTGCCCGAGGCGCCGCACAGTCCGCTGCCCGACAGTCCAGACAGTCCGCCGAGTCCGGATCGCGGTGTTGTCAAGCAGCAGGCGGTGGTGGTGCGCTATGCTGCTGAGATCAAGGCTGTGGAGAGTGATGAGCACGTGGATGAGCTGGATGACAGCAGTGAGGATTATTCCTTTGACGAAGAGGAGGAGctcgatgatgatgatgaggaggaggaAATCAACTCATCTAGCGTATCACCTGCCAGCTCTACGGCCACTGGCTGCAGTCAGAATGGCGAGCGCACACCAGCAacacaacatcagcagcagcagcagcatcagcagctgcaacaccaACAGTTGCcgccaacaagcagcaaactgcGCAAGCTGCAGGCTGACTTGGATTACACGCTGACCAACAGCTACGAGTGCATGTCGCCCGCCGTGGAACACACCGTGCGTCAGTGTCCGCTGCCCGCGCTCTCCTGGGCCAATGCGGCCGATGTCTGGCGACGCATGTGCGAGCGGGATACGCAGGCGGCGAGCatgcggagcagcagcatgctGGAGCAGCATCCAGGATTGCAGCCACGCATGCGCGCCATACTGCTGGACTGGCTGATCGAGGTCTGCGAGGTGTACAAGCTGCATCGCGAGACTTATTATCTGGCCTTTGACTATCTGGATCGCTATTTGCATGTGGCGCGCAAGGTGCAGaagacgcagctgcagctcattggCATTACCTGTCTGTTTATGGCCGCCAAGGTGGAGGAGATATATCCGCCCAAGATCTGTGAATTTGCCTATGTCACCGATGGCGCCTGCACTGAGCACGATATACTGCAGAACGagaagctgttgctgcaggcGCTCGATTGGGACATTTGTCCCATCACCATCACCGGCTGGCTGGGCATCTATATGCAGCTCAATGTGAACAATCGCTCGCCGGACTCGTTTGAGAACAAACCGTCGacgtcatcgtcgtcgtcgtcgtctgctgcggctgttgatGATGCCTTCATTTATCCACAATTCTCTGGATATGAGTTCGTGCAGACATCGCAGCTGTTGGATCTATGCACACTGGACGTGGGCATGGCCAATTATTCCTACTCTgttttggctgcagcagccatTAGTCATACATTCTCACGGTGAGTTGCACTTGAGCTCAGCTTTGAGTGGCTTGTACTAATCTCTCGAATCTCTTTGCAGTGAGACCGCCTTGCGTTGCTCTGGGCTGGACTGGCAAGTGGTGCAGCCCTGCGCGCGCTGGATGGAGCCCTTCTTCCAGGTCATTTCCAAGACGGCACCCTATCTACAATCGAATGAGCAAAACGAGCAGGTTACCAACAAATTTGGACTGGCGCATGTTTGCCCCAATATCGTAACCGACGACTCGCACATCATACAAACGCACTCAACCACAATggatatgtatgtaagtattgCTCCAGAGAATCACAACAATCGAAACCCCATTTTGCTTCAGttgctaatttattgttgcattttatagGATGAGCTGCTTATGATGCAAAATGCGTTGCATGCAATGCGAGCCAGAACTCAGGCCTCGCCAGCCACAGCGAAATTGCTTGCGCCCGATAATCTACTGACGCCGCCAGCCTCTAGTCACAAGCCGGATGATTTCCTGGGTGATGAGGAGGAAGTAGCGGCCAGTAGCGTGGCAGTCACACAGATTAGCAGTAGCAGTCATCATAAGCAAACTattgtgagcagcagcagcagcagcagcagcagcggaggTGGCACACGCACTTAGCCGCTCTCTCGTACTAATTGTCATACACACACGCCCGCCCTAACAGTCTTAAACGTTAAGtgtttcaattattattagcgtatatatatagtatgataaattatttatgtcttAAGTGAAAGTTATTAGTTGGCTAAAGTTCTCAAaaaccaatttaaattgaaatttattcttGTGCTCTATTacttcttttaatttaaatttctggcaaaaacaaaactaactatttaaatatgtgtatttatatttataaattacaaatacaatCTAAagcttatatttatgtatagaaAAAGATCCAAGGCACGCAATGTTGAATTCTATTTtagtttacatatatatatatttctattatatATAGCTCATAGTTAACTCTTTTtgtaaagcaaaagccaacTAAAAGTTGAGCAGTGTATTTATTATAGACTTCAGGCTCAGCGTTtggtattttataattaattagtatatacacacagacacacacacagatacacacacacacaatcatcatgtacatgcatatactAATACTATATTAATCTAAAAACAGCTGAAGCTGTGCAAGCAGAATATGACTTgactaactaaactaaaattagCTTATAAGTTGAGGGACAATAGCTACTCTAACTAATACGACTAATGCTAAATGCGACAACAATTAACGCTCTAACACTCCActcacacacaccacacacacacacatacatatatacaaacaaacagaaacagCACTGACAATGGAGTTatcacaaattgaaataaataatcgTGAATTCATATACAAAACAGCcctatattatattatatataaatatatattcgtATATAACTAGATTtgtatttgcaacattttattgtaaactaatttgccataatttgctaagcaaatcaaattgtatagcgaaacaaaaaaaatatatatacatatatattaagtgTAAGTGTAAAATTTATCTATGCGGCAACATATGTAAAgttaaacataacaaaaaatatatctagtaaaattattattcacCTAGCTAAGGCATATGCATCCAATAACAATAAGTGTTCATAAACTTAAGGCTGGAAAACAAGCTGAaaaacgcaacaaaaaaagaaaagaaaaaaaaacaacccTAACACAAAATGAGTTTAGTtcttaatttaagtttttatttgtagtttttaaaagcaataatcATTTTAACAGTTatgaattgattttaaataatttcacaaGTACGCTTATCCATGATTGAATgtcaacaaaaagaaataatttaaataaatatatagaatatatatttttgtatattacaCCAAGAATGaaatgttttcgttttttatgtGCAGGACATGTTTTAAAAACCCAAATTTGATCTTTGcgccaatttatttttaaatttgaaaggCCATTTAAACGCAGAGCTGCTGTAATCATAAGTAACGATAATTTTAATAGAAAGCAAGCAGTGCAATTAACTTGCAGTCACAGTGGTGTCATCGAAGTTTGAATGGCAGCATTGCACAGTGGGACATctgacaacaaaatgaaacgaTACTCCTGCTTTTGCAGAACTATTATTGAGTCAACAGGCCACCACTCAGAAACCATTTTAACGTATTGCAACACTATTTtggcaacaatattttgtgaatttgaatttaagaatagtacatttttaaatacggAGCATTGCTGGGCCCTTGGGCGCTTCCCGTCCCTggctcactctctttctttctcacAATTAATAGCTCTACAACACGAAGTTGGACGCATATTAATTGACCTTACTTGACTACTAGACATACAACTACGCCAAGTTGATATTTTTTccaaaaaattacttttaaaagcatttgctaaTTTCACAAAAATAGAACACAAAATTAATAGATACAAAACATATAGTACAAGTTTGTACCTTTATaagttttgtataaaaaatgtttcaggTTGTAACAATATCAATTCGATATTATATCAATATTAGCTGCAAAAAAGTGCTATTTGCCGGCACGTGCTTTTCGACAGTAACAGCCGACCTTTACAGCTGTAAAGCTTAACAGTGGTCTgttatagaaatttttttgGTATGCAACTTTACAGTTTGAAGAATTATAAAGATGTTGgcaatttgaacattttgaaCAACAACTGATTTTTCAGTTGGTCCAACTGTGTTTTATGCTGCAGTCTTTGATCGCGGTCTTGAAGCTTCGTCAAACATTCTCTATACAGTTCAAAGGCGTCGGTAAAGCTGAAATGGTGCCATCGGTTATGGCCAATGTTAAAATTCCACAAAAGgtaattcaattttatgagGAGCACCCCTTGTAccgcaaaagttttgcgctttggcaaataaagtaaaaataattttcctTTTATTGTCCTTGGCAAAACGTAAAAAGCTgatgctgcaaattttttaattgcagcatatTGCGCAGCATTTCGTTctcagcttttaaattttgctaaaaGCCTGGCcggcatttattttaataacaattttgttaCTTTGTGCTCGCTACACATAACTGTAACTGTTGCCCACTATGCACTGTTGCATCActgaattattataataataaatataaattttatataagtttCTATAtctactatataaaaataagtcgGGTTTTCCTTCCTGACGCTATAACTCCAGAACGCACGAACCGATTTCCACGGTTTTGCATTCGTTGGAAAGGTCTCGGGCTCCGTGATGTTAAATTGCAACAAGATCAGGAAAAAATTTCACAGGAAGCGCTAACATATTTcttcaaaagcaaatgatCAAATGAACAGTTTGTCATATAGAACTGAGTTTGCTCATTGCTTTGCGTGTATGAATAAGAAACTTAACATATGTAAGTCtaataaaactcaaaattgagaaacaaataaatatattcatataaattaaaaacaataaaattgttatattatttgttcATTTGTTAGCTCAAATATAAGTTGCGTTTATTAAACTATGCATTAGTATTGGAAGACagacaattattttttatacactttgacatttttgatTGTTAATGCTCCAGAACTTAAGATTAGAACctcaagcgctgctgctgcctacgcACAAACTTAAAAAGTTGTGGCGCATTCGCGTCACGATGGGGAGGAGCGCTCTCGACGGGGGCGCTCTCCTCTTCTTCGGCACTGGCATAGGCTTGGGGATTGTATAGACTTTCCTGTTGCTGTATCCATGCCTGGTGCGCCACCACGTACTCCTCGTAGGTGGGATAGGCGCTGGGATCGGGCTGGCCATCGGCAGCGGCTTCAAAGGTTTGCTGCTCACGCTCGCGCTCGTGCTCAGGCGCCTGCTCACGCTCTCGCTCCAATTGctcgcgtcgctgctgctcgcgTGCCTGTTGCTCTCGCGCCTCCTCCTCACGGTCTTCCTGGGAGCGCTCATGATCGGCTTGCTGCTCATGTTGCTGACGTGCGGCGAGctcgcgttgctgctgctcgcgcaGTAGCTGCTCACGCTCGAGCTCTTCACGACGCTGTTGCTCTTGGAGCAgttgctgcgcctgctgccaTTGTTCCCGCTTGCGCTCTTCTTCTTCGCGTAGCAGCTGCTCTCGCTGCTGACGCTCGCGTTCTTGATCCATTCGCTCGCGCTCGCGCTGCTCACGCATCCATTGTTGACGGCGCTGCTCTTGGATTCTAACAAACGGATCCTCTTGTGGATTCTGAGGTTGGGGCTGCTGAGCTGGCGGTGTAGGTCTGTACACAATGCGTGTATAGTAAGGATAAGGACGACGCGTGGTtgtagtggtggtggtggtggtggaggTTGTTGTTAAGACTGCTCCACTGCTGCTCTGGCCATAGAGATTGGGCACATTGATGCCGTCGCCAAAGTGCTGATCCAGCTCCAGAATGCTTGTTCTGTTATTGGTAAAGCGCAGGAAGGGTCCGTACTCGGAGCTGGCCTTGGGCCACATATGGCCATTGGGATTGGGTATGCCGGACTGGGCGAAGCTCACCCACATGCTGCATAGAGCACGCGCCAGCGACTGGTCCTCCGGATTGAGGCGACTCGCCTCGGCAGGATAGGGAAACAGATAGACGCTGTCATCGCTGAGCGAGGCGTCCACGCCGAAGGGCAGAGGATTACCAAAGTGAGCAAAGCGATGATGCTCGCCGCGATAGTCAAAGGTGTACAGATAGGCAGGAGTCTTTCTATAGCTGCCACGTATGGAATAAATGACCGGAGCGCGATACAGTATGAGATTGCTGAGCTCCAGCAGTCCCTGGAAGACACTGCGGGCATTGGcaaagcgctgctgctccGGCGTAAAGATCTCGCGTATGGCCCAGTCGTGCCacagcttgtgctgctgcgGAGGCGCCACATGACGCAGCACCACATTGATGTAGTCGCTCAGATTGCccgactgcagctgctgtatCTGCTCATAGAAGCCTGAAGAGCGCAGAGCAAAGAGATTAGcattggagcagctgctgctgggcatggAACTTACGTGAGAGTATGAAGGCGCTGGCGTCCTTGGCGGCGCCCATGATGGTGGGCATGCTGGCATTGTTGCTGGCCAGCAGAGCGGCTGGATGCTCGGGCAGATAGCCCAGAGCATCGCCCACCACCAGCTTGAAGCCACCCAAAGCGCTGAGACCACGcggctcctgctgctgctgcagctgctggaagGCCTCCACCAGCTGGGAGCTGCGCAGGCGGCTCAGGCACTGGTAGAGCGGACTCAGATTACCGGGCATCATTGGACAATGGGCCAGGCGGGCAAATGTCGCCAGCGTATTCAGTGGCTGCTCATCGATGAAGTAAGGATTCAAGGCTGTGCCAGATTGCAGTATCAACTGCTGGAAGAGATGTTGGGTGCGCGTGCTTAGACTCAAGGCATGCGCTAGTGTAGCGCCGCCTGCTTGGCCCATGAGCGTCACTTGGTTGGCGGCGCCACCAAAGTAGCGGATATTGCGTTGCACCCACTCGAGCGCCAGATGCAGGTCGGAGAGCGCCACATTGCCAGGCAGCTCCTCGCTCAGAGCAGTCAAGAAGCCAAAAGGCGCCAAGCGATAATTGATGGACACCAGCACCACATCATGTTCCAGCAGATAATCCGGCTGCGCCTCCTCGGCGCCGCCATCGAACAGCATCTCGCCATGCACAAAGACCAGCACGGGCAGCTCTCTGGCAGCGGCGGGTGCATAAATATTCAGCGTCAGGCAGTCGTCCACATTCTCGCCACGTGCCTCCGCCTGCTGCAGACGCGGCAGCTCCGGAAACTGTGCGCAGTTCTCGCTCTGGCGTGTGGCATTGATGAAGGATTCATACGGCACTGGCTTGGCCTGCTGGAAGCGACCCAGGCCGCTGCCCACTTGACCGTAGCGCACACCCAGCCAAGCATCGATGGCTCTGCCGCGCAAGCGCTTGAACTCCGCCAAGCCCTGCACTTCACCCACGCCAGGCACCTGCACTCGGGCGTTCCCAGGTGCTGGTTCCCGTCTGGGTGGTGGAGTGGGTATTGGTGGGTATGTTGGTGTTGTCGTCTGCCAGGGTGCGGGCTTCAGTGGCTGCGGCGTAAAGActccagccagccaggcttCCCGCTCGTTCTCGTCGTGCACTTCTTCCAGCTGGTAGGCGTTTGCCACGCccagtgccagcagcagcagtgttaACACcgtaagctgcagctgcatgttGTCTGCTCAATCGTGTCTCAGTAGCAACTGATTGCTGCCAGCCAGTGAATCGAAAGTTCAAGCCTAATCTCtgagacagacacagacagtGGACAGTTGGATTATCTCGCAGTCCTCTCCTCTCAAGATGCTAGTTGCGTCTCTGTCGCGTAAATGGCACACAgtctataataaatacaaatgcttAGAGTTCACTTTGGGGGTTATCTGCTACGACAGATGCGGCAACTTATTACTGGTTCCCATTTTCTGTCCAACAAGCGAATTGCTCAAttcattcaatatttattcaattcgAAATTAAGTCAAGTGCCAACATATAATAGAATTGAAGGCAATGACGTAATCCAATGATTTCAAAAGTAAGAACAGAGATCAGATTCGAAAAttaggcaaataaataaatattagattCTAGTGGAAATCAATTCAATGAGCGACTTGAAAATTAACTGAACAACAGACAAtttgctatatgtatatacattttaaattcgaATATAGGCACCACGAAtaaaaattttctaaattaGCGCCgaatgttaatatatattttttttcaatttcgtaAATTCGAATtatcttattgttagtctaATCAACTGCCCTTCAACCAACCACACAGTGCCTCTCAAACTGTAAGGCGCTGTAGAAAAATCAAAACTCAATGCTTAAGTGTTTGtttcataatataatattctctatatttttcattcaatcgtttttctttttcgtttttatttgcattttgttgtttcttgttgttttctataataatatgtttataattaagaATTCTTCATTTCATCTAAATATTTCAGTTATAATAGTACAATAtaataattctttaataatatgttgttaaatttattcttgttgcttgctttaacACTTGaatgcgctttgttgttgtttttgttgttcttccTGCAatagatttaattatttatcaattcTAAAGACGCATTCCAACATTCGGTTTGATTATATCAACAAtctgtttttgattttgttccGCCTGGGTTCGattgcgttttgttttatgttttgttttgcgattacaattgtttgatgtttattataaatttatgtttttatgtatgcatgttatGTATTTGTAAATCAGAGTTTCTAGGAAAGCTAAaagcaattgtaattgtatGTAAGTagtatctatgtatgtatgctatgtatgtgtgtgtgtgtgtatacacgTGCTTAGGTAATGTTATTTAGGTATTTGTCGGCAGTTAAAGAATCTGATTCTGGATCTGGatctgctgcttgctgcgttGAACGTAAGTCTCCCATGCATATATTTCATTGTGTAAACttcttaaaagcaaaaataaacacaaacactgttgttcatcatcatcaacgaTATTACGTATATAACGGTATAAGTATATGCCGTAcataatttctaaatattgAACTTGAGTTCTTATGTTGAATAACGAAAACTTGTGCGTACATCTTTTACTTTGTTCGTagtatataattaaacaaaatgtttaataaacaaatgccgaAGTtccatatatgtatgtatttgttcAACAGTGATCTATATATACGTTAGCTGGGGTTCTTTAACACTTAAATGCATTTCGTTTAGGAACTTCttaacatatacataattgCCATACAACAAATCA
Proteins encoded in this region:
- the LOC108594525 gene encoding G1/S-specific cyclin-E, which produces MDLYANSANTASSSSSNTNNESNTPASINNTSSSSSSNINNTAAAHSSNSTTAAAAAETKFEDFVATSLYQSMRSAVGPACEVATSWGNSAAHNNYPNLGKRKRSTSSSTKDPELGFEPPSAKRQQRVPTAQAYGSDQSNQSSVASSDYNSPLTATSDVHELLSIRSSPAEELPEAPHSPLPDSPDSPPSPDRGVVKQQAVVVRYAAEIKAVESDEHVDELDDSSEDYSFDEEEELDDDDEEEEINSSSVSPASSTATGCSQNGERTPATQHQQQQQHQQLQHQQLPPTSSKLRKLQADLDYTLTNSYECMSPAVEHTVRQCPLPALSWANAADVWRRMCERDTQAASMRSSSMLEQHPGLQPRMRAILLDWLIEVCEVYKLHRETYYLAFDYLDRYLHVARKVQKTQLQLIGITCLFMAAKVEEIYPPKICEFAYVTDGACTEHDILQNEKLLLQALDWDICPITITGWLGIYMQLNVNNRSPDSFENKPSTSSSSSSSAAAVDDAFIYPQFSGYEFVQTSQLLDLCTLDVGMANYSYSVLAAAAISHTFSRETALRCSGLDWQVVQPCARWMEPFFQVISKTAPYLQSNEQNEQVTNKFGLAHVCPNIVTDDSHIIQTHSTTMDMYDELLMMQNALHAMRARTQASPATAKLLAPDNLLTPPASSHKPDDFLGDEEEVAASSVAVTQISSSSHHKQTIVSSSSSSSSSGGGTRT
- the LOC108607869 gene encoding glutactin; its protein translation is MQLQLTVLTLLLLALGVANAYQLEEVHDENEREAWLAGVFTPQPLKPAPWQTTTPTYPPIPTPPPRREPAPGNARVQVPGVGEVQGLAEFKRLRGRAIDAWLGVRYGQVGSGLGRFQQAKPVPYESFINATRQSENCAQFPELPRLQQAEARGENVDDCLTLNIYAPAAARELPVLVFVHGEMLFDGGAEEAQPDYLLEHDVVLVSINYRLAPFGFLTALSEELPGNVALSDLHLALEWVQRNIRYFGGAANQVTLMGQAGGATLAHALSLSTRTQHLFQQLILQSGTALNPYFIDEQPLNTLATFARLAHCPMMPGNLSPLYQCLSRLRSSQLVEAFQQLQQQQEPRGLSALGGFKLVVGDALGYLPEHPAALLASNNASMPTIMGAAKDASAFILSRFYEQIQQLQSGNLSDYINVVLRHVAPPQQHKLWHDWAIREIFTPEQQRFANARSVFQGLLELSNLILYRAPVIYSIRGSYRKTPAYLYTFDYRGEHHRFAHFGNPLPFGVDASLSDDSVYLFPYPAEASRLNPEDQSLARALCSMWVSFAQSGIPNPNGHMWPKASSEYGPFLRFTNNRTSILELDQHFGDGINVPNLYGQSSSGAVLTTTSTTTTTTTTTRRPYPYYTRIVYRPTPPAQQPQPQNPQEDPFVRIQEQRRQQWMREQRERERMDQERERQQREQLLREEEERKREQWQQAQQLLQEQQRREELEREQLLREQQQRELAARQQHEQQADHERSQEDREEEAREQQAREQQRREQLEREREQAPEHEREREQQTFEAAADGQPDPSAYPTYEEYVVAHQAWIQQQESLYNPQAYASAEEEESAPVESAPPHRDANAPQLFKFVRRQQQRLRF